Genomic segment of ANME-2 cluster archaeon:
CCAGTATCTCCTCACGTTCATGGTCCAGTATATCACGACGGCTGCGCAGGTCATTACTGCGCCGTTCCACCTCTTCATATTCCTCAATAGCCCGCATGTTCACAGGTTCCAGTGAGGTCATTGTCCTGGTAATGGAAGCGATCCTTGTCCGGACCTCCTCCTGTGTTGGTACATCCTCACTCAGTTCCACACCCCTCCCCTCAACCTCTATCTTGAACTCCTTCACCTGCTCTGCAAGAGTATCACGCGTGGCATTCAAAGCCATTAATTGACGCCGGGAATTCTCAAGCTTGACCTTAATCTCCCCATGCTGTTTCTGCCACGATGCATATTCCATCTGGATATTCTCCCTGGCTTTTCGCATATCTGCCAGTTCCACTTCCAGTTCCTGCTCCCGCTTCAGCTTATCCTCAAGAGAGGATTCCATTTCAGTAATTCCACTCTGCAACTGCTGTATCTTGGAGCGAAGTTCATCCTTCCTGCCATCCAGTTCTGACAGCCTGGTCTTGATCTCCCCGACCCTTTCATCGGCATACTTCAATTCAGTATTAAAGTTATTGACATTGGCCTCGATATCCCGCTCACGGTTCTCAAGCCTTTTGATCTCATCCTCGATGCGCTGTGCCTGCTCATTTAACTCAGGCACCTCTGAACCTTTCAACTGTTCCTCCAGTTCCCCTACCCTGGCCGCAAGTCCGGTAATCTCCTGCTCTACCTCTTGCTTATTGCTCTCTATATTTTCCATCTCTTCACGCAGTTCCTTTTTGCCAGACTCGATCTCCTCAAGCTCTACCTGTTTTTCGGTAATAAGCACTGTGAGCCTTTCACCCCTGCTGTTTATCTCCTCGATCGCCATCTGCTTTTTGGCAATTTCGGTCTCCACATCCCTTATTTCCGTCTGGACAGATGAGATATGCCCTTCCACTGTGTCAAGTTTGGTTATCAGCATACTGCGCCGGGATTCATGTTCTGTGATCTGCTCTGCCAATTTGGTTATCTTATCCTCTTCAGAAGCTGCAAAGGATAGTCCTCTACTAGACAGGCTGCCGCCTGTCATGGCCCCGCTCTTCTCCACCACCTCGCCTTCCAGGGTGACCATACGAAGTCCGCCCATTAATCGCCTTGCAGTAGCCAGATCCTCCACGATCAGGGTATCCCTGAACACATAATGGAATGCAGCATCGAACTTCATGTCAAAATCAACTAAATTGATAGCATAATCTATCACACCAACCATATCGGAAATATCACGATATCCTGAAGGTGGCATCATCTTGTTCAGGGGCAAAAACGTGGCCCTACCGCCCCGCTGGTGCTTGAGGAAGGATATGGCACGGGAGGCATCCTCATCAGTATCCACCACAATACCCTGCATACGACCGCCCGCTGCCACTTCCAGGGCAGTGGCATACTCCTGGTCCACCTTACCCAGCTGGGCAATGGTACCATAAATACCGGGCAGCTCCCTCATTTTCCTGGCCTTTAGCACCTTTTCTACAGCATTACTATATCCTGATACTTCTTTTGCTGCCCTGACCCTAGCCTCGGCTGTCATGTACTCCTGCTGCAGCTTACGCAGGTTCTCTTCCAGGTCCTTGAGCACACCCCTCATCTGGGAGCGGTTGGATTCCAGATCATCAATATCATTGTTAAGGTCTTTAATCTGTTTGTTTAGGGCCTGGATCTCCTGCACCACATCTTCCCGGTCATCATCAGCGAACTTGATCTTGCGCCCGGAATCTTCTATCTCTTCCTCTATATCCTTTATCTCAGCACTGCGCCTGCGCATGGCATCAAGCAGCCGGTCCTCCTGGCGCATCAGTTCGTTCTTGCGGTTACGGGCCTCTTCAAGGTCATGTTTCACGTTTGACAGTTCATCACGGGTCTGTACGAATTTCGAATCCACCTCTGCTATCCTGCTTCGAAGTACCAGCAACTGGGTATTCTGGTCCCCTATCTCACTGGTAATCCCCTCCTTGCGATGTCCCTCTTCCTCTATCTTTGAGGTTAGCTCAGCTGTATTCCCCTTGATATTATCTATCTCGATAAGTCCTTTCCTGCGCTGGGAATCCAGGTCAGTTATCTCGGATTCAGTAAGTGTAATAGTGTTCTGGCTGACCGATATCTTTCCTTTGGTCTCCTCGATCTGCCGTTTTATTCCTATCTGCTCCTCTTCACCCATCTGGGTTATCTGTTCGTTCAGTTCCTTTAGACCTGACTCCAGTTCATTCATTTTCTCCTGTTTGGATTCAAGGAGTGATTCAAGTTCGGACTCCCCTTCCATCCTGGAACTGATCTCTTCCACTATCTTGTCAAACTCTTTTTGCGCATCCTTGAGCTTTGAGAGCAGCACGTAACCCTCATAGCGTACTTTTTCCTCCAGCAGGGCCTGGTACTTCAGTGCCTGATCCCGCTCACGCTGCAGTTTTTCACGCTGGCCATCCACCTCTGCCAGTATGATATCCACCCGCTCGATACGCTCTTTAACAATATCCAGCTCATTTATGGCATGGTCTTTCTTATTATCGAACTCGGCCACACCTGCTATTTCGTCGATTATCTTGCGCCGTTCTGTGGCTGTCATTTCCGTGATACGGGTAACATCACCCTGCATAACCACGTTATAGCCTTCAGGAGTTATCCCGGCCTTGGCAAGATAGTTATGGATCTCCCTGAGGGTTACCGCCTTATTATTAAAATAATAATAACTGTAATATCCCGAATTGGTCTGGCGCACTTTCCTTGTAATAATTATTTCGTCAGAATCCACTGGCATCTCGCGGTCCGAGTTATCGAACCGTATAACGACCTGGGCAAAATCCGGTTTTTTACCCCTGTCACCGTTAAATATCAGGTCTGTAAGTTTTTCTGCACGCAGGGTCCTTGAACTTGAAAGACCGAGACAAAAAAGTATCCCGTCCACAATATTGGACTTTCCACTCCCGTTGGGTCCCGATATCGTGGTAAAACCGTCATAGAAAGGTATCTTGATTTTCCTTCCAAAAGATTTGAAATTCTGGAATTCTATTTCTTTTATATGCACCTAATACCTCATGATCGGTGTTTTTTCACTGTTATTTTTTATATTCGATAACTACATCCTCATCTTCCCTGGCCTCTATAACAACTTCGCCTTTTCTGGTAGAGCCGGATGCAGAAGTTTTGGCAATTATGATGTCCTTTTCATCCTTTTTCCTAAGTGGAACTCTGCCCTCTTCACTTTCTGCAATGATAAACTGGGTTGAGGGTTCAGCTTTTTCTTCTTCAGTATATGGTTCTTCTCTGTGTACCTGTACACTGTCATGCCAGTCAGATAATTTCCCGGGATTTCCAGACCCGGTGATTGATGAGGCCTGATCTACCTTGTCGTCTTTAAGGTATTTATTTTTCATGTCCTGGATTATTATTTTTTGGTCAAGCAGTTCATTCATGACCCCGTCATAGGACAGGGATATGTCCCTTAGCTTATTCTCAAGCACTGATATCCTCTTGTCAAAGTCAAGGTCTTCCTTCATGCCTTCACGAAGCTCTTCAACAATGGACTCTTTTATCGAATTCCTGAGTTCATTGATCTCACGTTCTTTCGCGACCAGCTTATGTTCAAGCCTTTCAACTAAAATATCCCTGTTTTCGCTTATCACTACAACCCCTCAATAATTAACCTCATATCCACTTTATTATGTGAGTCAAGTTACTAAAATAATTTGTGGTATTATTAATATTATAAAGATAAATGCTTATAATTATGTACTAATCGCTCTTCTGTCAGGGTGATACGCGTTTGCGGTCCCTGGGGAACAGTACAACATCCCTTATGTTGTCCACATCCAGCATGGTCATGAGCAACCTCTCGGCCCCCAGGCCCCATCCCGAATGCGGCGGGATTCCGTACCTGAATGCTTTAAGGTAGAACTCAAACCCGTCAGGGTTTAGCCCCTGGTCTTGTATGCGCTTATGCAGCATGTCGTGGTCATGCACACGCTGGGCACCTGAAGAGAGTTCCATGCGGGGGTGCATCATATCAAAGGCTTTGGTCATTGTGGGTTCGTCCTCGTAGGGCTGGGTGTAGTAGGGCTTGATCTCGGTTGGCCAGTCCTTGATAAAGTAGTGTTCGCCGATGACCTCACCGATGACCTTTTCAGCATTTGTGCTCAGGTCGTCACCCCATTCCAGTAACTCCTTTGAGTTCTCGTTGTTGATCTCGATTGCCTCGTCGTAGGTCAGGCGCTTGAAGGGTGCCTTTGGGATAGTCAGTTCAATGCCTAGCGTCTTAAGGCTGGGTACGGCCCTTTCGGCAATCTTTTCATAAACATAAACGATGAGGTTCTCCAGTATTACCATTACGTCCTCATGGTCCATGAAACTAGCCTCGATATCGATACTGGTGGCTTCGTTCAGGTGCCGCCTGGTGTCGTGTTCTTCAGCTCTGAAAATGGGGCCTATCTCAAACACTTTGTCCATGCCGCCGCTCATCATGAGCTGCTTAAACAATTGTGGGCTCTGATTAAGGAAGGCCTCTGTATCGAAATAGGTGATCGGGAACAGTGCGGTGCCCCCCTCGGTAGCGGTTGCCACTACTTTTGGGGTGGTTATCTCAATAAATCCTTCATGCTCTAAAAATTCCCTTACGGCAGAGAGCATGTGGTGGCGGATGTGAAATACTGCCTGGGTCCTTGGCCTGCGTACGTCCATAAAGCGGTTGTCCAGCCTGGTGTCCAGTTCTGCGTTCACCTTACCTGTGGTATCCATAGGCAGCGGGGATTTGGCCGGGTTCAGCAGGTCGATCTTTATCGGGACCAGTTCGTAGCCGCCTGGGGCCTTGGCCTCGGCCTTGACCTCGCCTTCAATCAGGACAACGGATTCGCGGCTGAGGGCTTTGGCGTTCTTAAGCACTTCGGGGTCGATGGTCTTTTTGAAAAGGATTATCTGGGCCATACCTTCCCTGTCCCTGAGGACAAGGAACATAATGCCGCCAAGGTCGCGTATTTCGTGGACCCAGCCTGCAAGTTTTACTGTCTGGCCATTCATTTCCGGGGTTACGTGTGATGTGTAGTGAGTTCGTTTGAATTCCATATGTGCACCTTGTATATGATTGTAAAAATTTTAGGGGTTTTGTTTCTTGATGTGTCTAATGTATTATTAAATTACGGTTTTATAGTTAGACAAAGAAGTGATGTAAGGATTGGCTGCCTTGGAAGTTACCGGTTTATAGGATACAGGTTTATAGTATACAAAAATTAAAAATCTCAAGACTCCATCGGCTCGCCTTATTCCCGCATCAACTCCTGCTCCTGCTCTAAGGATAAGGTACAGGGCGAGCAGTTGGTAAGTAGTATGTAGGCACCCTGTCCTTCGTTATTTCTAACCTGTATGTGGAGATAAATTGTATTCGAGCTATTGGCGGATGAAATGAAAAATCGGAATGCAAAGTAATATTTTCAGGCCTAGG
This window contains:
- the smc gene encoding chromosome segregation protein SMC encodes the protein MHIKEIEFQNFKSFGRKIKIPFYDGFTTISGPNGSGKSNIVDGILFCLGLSSSRTLRAEKLTDLIFNGDRGKKPDFAQVVIRFDNSDREMPVDSDEIIITRKVRQTNSGYYSYYYFNNKAVTLREIHNYLAKAGITPEGYNVVMQGDVTRITEMTATERRKIIDEIAGVAEFDNKKDHAINELDIVKERIERVDIILAEVDGQREKLQRERDQALKYQALLEEKVRYEGYVLLSKLKDAQKEFDKIVEEISSRMEGESELESLLESKQEKMNELESGLKELNEQITQMGEEEQIGIKRQIEETKGKISVSQNTITLTESEITDLDSQRRKGLIEIDNIKGNTAELTSKIEEEGHRKEGITSEIGDQNTQLLVLRSRIAEVDSKFVQTRDELSNVKHDLEEARNRKNELMRQEDRLLDAMRRRSAEIKDIEEEIEDSGRKIKFADDDREDVVQEIQALNKQIKDLNNDIDDLESNRSQMRGVLKDLEENLRKLQQEYMTAEARVRAAKEVSGYSNAVEKVLKARKMRELPGIYGTIAQLGKVDQEYATALEVAAGGRMQGIVVDTDEDASRAISFLKHQRGGRATFLPLNKMMPPSGYRDISDMVGVIDYAINLVDFDMKFDAAFHYVFRDTLIVEDLATARRLMGGLRMVTLEGEVVEKSGAMTGGSLSSRGLSFAASEEDKITKLAEQITEHESRRSMLITKLDTVEGHISSVQTEIRDVETEIAKKQMAIEEINSRGERLTVLITEKQVELEEIESGKKELREEMENIESNKQEVEQEITGLAARVGELEEQLKGSEVPELNEQAQRIEDEIKRLENRERDIEANVNNFNTELKYADERVGEIKTRLSELDGRKDELRSKIQQLQSGITEMESSLEDKLKREQELEVELADMRKARENIQMEYASWQKQHGEIKVKLENSRRQLMALNATRDTLAEQVKEFKIEVEGRGVELSEDVPTQEEVRTRIASITRTMTSLEPVNMRAIEEYEEVERRSNDLRSRRDILDHEREEILERIFKYEQMKKQAFMDCFDGINYHFKSIFTELSDGPGELELENPDDPFSGGLTMKVQPKDKSLQRMEALSGGEKSLTALALIFSIQQFRPAPFYAFDEIDMFLDGSNAERVAYRVKKAKDNAQFIVVSLRKPMVQAAERTIGVSMQENNITSITGVKLN
- the aspS gene encoding aspartate--tRNA(Asn) ligase; its protein translation is MEFKRTHYTSHVTPEMNGQTVKLAGWVHEIRDLGGIMFLVLRDREGMAQIILFKKTIDPEVLKNAKALSRESVVLIEGEVKAEAKAPGGYELVPIKIDLLNPAKSPLPMDTTGKVNAELDTRLDNRFMDVRRPRTQAVFHIRHHMLSAVREFLEHEGFIEITTPKVVATATEGGTALFPITYFDTEAFLNQSPQLFKQLMMSGGMDKVFEIGPIFRAEEHDTRRHLNEATSIDIEASFMDHEDVMVILENLIVYVYEKIAERAVPSLKTLGIELTIPKAPFKRLTYDEAIEINNENSKELLEWGDDLSTNAEKVIGEVIGEHYFIKDWPTEIKPYYTQPYEDEPTMTKAFDMMHPRMELSSGAQRVHDHDMLHKRIQDQGLNPDGFEFYLKAFRYGIPPHSGWGLGAERLLMTMLDVDNIRDVVLFPRDRKRVSP